A region of the Sphingomonas sp. S2-65 genome:
TGGCGACCGACACGCTGACGCCGGGCAATGAAGCCGACAACGCCCTGATGACCGGCGAGGCGGCGACTCCGTCGCAGAAGTTCGCCAATGATGTTGGCGCGAGCGACTTCTTCGAGATCCAGTCGGGCAAGCTGGCGCAGGACAAGGCGCAGAACCAGGCGCTGAAGGACTTCGGCGCGATGATCGTGCAGCATCACACCGAGTCGACTCAGAAGCTGACCGCGGCCGGCGCCAAGGCCCAGCCGGCGATCGTGCCGAGCCCGGCGCTGAACGCGGAGCAGGAGGCCAACCTCGCCGCGCTGGACAAGGCGAGCGGCGCCGAGTTCGACACGCTGTTCAAGAAGCAGCAGACGCTGGCCCATGAGAAGGCGCTGACGATCATCAAGGGCTATGAAGCCACGGGTGACGTTGCCGAGCTGAAGGTGTTCGCCGCCGAAGCGCAGAAGGTCGTGCAGTCGCACCTGACCAAGATCAAGAGCCTGTAAGCTCGACGCGAGCACGGGTTCGGAAGGGCGCGCTCCGACAAGGGGCGCGCCTTTTCGTTTGTGGCGGGTCCACCGGGCCCCCGCGCCGCATGGCCGTGTGCGGGGGAGGCATTGACCGCTACCCGTGGCGCAGCTATAGGCGCGACCGTTCCACGAGAAGGCTTTTGGCCGTTAAGCCTCGGGGGACAAAGAGCTGAACGTTGCTGGGGACGCAATGGCCCGGGGAATCCACGGATACCCCGCGCTTTTTCGTATTCTCTTGATCTAGGGCTCCAGCAAAGTAACCGCCGGGTTCGCCCGGTACCGTAGAAAAGGTGAAGGGCTTCATGCCGACAATCAACCAGCTGGTCCGCAAGGGCCGCGAACCGCAGAAGACCAAGTCCAAGGTCCCTGCGATGGAACAGAACCCGCAGAAGCGCGGCGTTTGCACCCGCGTCTACACGACGACCCCGAAGAAGCCGAACTCGGCTCTGCGCAAGGTGGCCAAGGTTCGCCTGACCAACCAGCGCGAAGTCATCAGCTACATCCCGGGTGAAGGTCACAACCTTCAGGAGCACTCGGTCGTGCTGATCCGCGGTGGCCGTGTGCGCGATCTTCCCGGTGTGCGCTACCACGTGCTGCGCGGCGTGCTCGACACGCAGGGCGTCAAGGATCGCAAGCAGAGCCGTTCGAAGTACGGCGCGAAGCGTCCTAAGTAATCCAGCCATAGTAAGCCCCGGACGCGTTCCGGAACCGGCTGAAGTTTAGAAGGAAGTTCAAGATGGCTCGTCGTCGTCGTCCCGAAAAGCGGGAAATCCTGCCTGATCCCGTGTACGGGGATGAGGTTCTGTCCAAGTTCATGAATTCGGTCATGCTGGACGGCAAGAAGTCCGTCGCGGAAAACATCGTCTATTCGGCGATGACCACCGTCGAGCAGCGCGCCAAGCGCGAGCCGATCGGCGTGTTCCATGACGCGCTGAACAACATCAAGCCGGGCATCGAAGTCCGCAGCCGCCGCGTCGGCGGTGCGACCTACCAGGTCCCCGTCGAAGTGCGTCCCGAGCGCGCGCAGGCGCTGGCGATCCGCTGGCTGATCGCCTCGGCTCGCAATCGCAGCGAGCACACCATGTCGGGTCGCCTTTCGGGCGAACTCATGGATGCCGCAAACAACCGCGGCAACGCGGTGAAGAAGCGCGAAGATACCCACCGTATGGCCGAAGCGAACCGCGCCTTCAGCCACTACCGCTGGTAAATTTAAAACCTATATATTGGGGAGCCGGATCGTCCGGCTCCCCAAATCGCTAAGGAAGCAACGATCATGGCCCGCAGCCATCCGCTCGAGCGTTACCGCAATATCGGCATCATGGCGCACATCGACGCTGGTAAGACGACGACGACCGAGCGCATCCTCTATTACACCGGCAAGTCCTACAAGATCGGCGAAGTGCACGAAGGCACTGCGACGATGGACTGGATGGAGCAGGAGCAGGAGCGCGGGATCACGATCACGTCCGCCGCTACGACGTGCAAGTGGCGCGCCGAAGAAGGCAAGGGCGAAGAGCATCTGATCAACATCATCGACACCCCCGGGCACGTCGACTTCACCATTGAAGTCGAGCGTTCGCTGCGCGTGCTCGACGGTGCCGTGGCATGCTTCGACGGCGTCGCCGGTGTCGAGCCGCAGTCCGAGACCGTCTGGCGTCAGGCCGACAAGTACGGCGTGCCCCGCATGTGCTTCGTCAACAAGCTCGACCGCACCGGTGCGGACTTCTATTTCTGCGTCAACTCGATCATCGAGCGTCTGGGCGCGCGTCCGGCCGTGCTGTATCTCCCGATCGGCATCGAGGGCCAGTTCAAGGGCCTGGTCGATCTGGTCGAGAACCGCGCGATCATCTGGCTCGAAGAGAGCCTGGGCGCGAAGTTCGAATATCAGGACATCCCCGAGGACATGGTCGAGAAGGCCGCGAAGTATCGCAGTGACCTGATCGAGATGGCCGTCGAACTCGACGACGACCTGATGGAAGCGTATCTCGAAGGCAACGAGCCTTCGACCGCCGATCTCAAGAAGCTGATCCGCAAGGGCACGCTTTCAATGGCGTTCGTGCCGGTCGTTTGCGGCTCGGCCTTCAAGAACAAGGGCGTCCAGCCCCTGCTCGACGCCGTGGTCGACTATCTGCCTTCGCCGCTCGACGTTCCCGCGATCAAGGGCGTGCTGCTTGACGGCGAGACGCCGGACGAGCGCCCCTCGTCGGACGAGGCTCCGTTCTCGGCGCTGGCGTTCAAGATCATGAACGATCCGTTCGTGGGTACGCTGACCTTCGCCCGCATCTATTCGGGCAAGCTCGAGACCGCGTCGCAGGTGACGAATTCGGTCAAGGACAAGAAGGAAAAGGTCGGCCGCATGCTGCTTATGCATGCGAACGAGCGCGAGGACATCCAGGTGGCCTATGCCGGCGACATCGTCGCACTGGCGGGCCTCAAGGACACCACGACGGGTGACACGCTCTGCGCGATCAGCTCGCCGATCATCCTCGAGCGGATGGAATTCCCCGAGCCGGTGATCGAGCTGTCGGTGGAGCCGAAGACCAAGGCCGACCAGGAGAAGATGGGCGTTGCCCTGAACCGCCTGGCGCGCGAAGATCCGTCTTTCCGCGTGTCTTCGGACAACGAGAGCGGCCAGACCATCATCAAGGGCATGGGCGAGCTCCATCTCGAGATCCTGGTCGATCGCATGAAGCGCGAGTTCAAGGTCGAGGCCAATGTCGGCGCGCCGCAGGTGGCGTATCGCGAGTATCTCAAGAAGCCGGTCGACGTCGACTATACCCACAAGAAGCAGTCGGGCGGCACCGGCCAGTTCGGCCGCGTGAAGGTGAAGGTCGCGCCGGGCGAGCGCGGTTCGGGCATCATCTTCAAGGACGAGATCAAGGGCGGTAATATTCCCAAGGAATATCTGCCGGCGATTGAGAAGGGCTTCCGCGAGACCGCGGCTACCGGTTCGCTGGTCGGCTTCCCGATCATCGATTTCGAGATCGTGCTGTATGACGGCGCGTACCACGACGTCGACTCGTCGGCGCTGGCGTTCGAAATCTGTGCCCGTGGCGCGATGCGCGAAGTCGCGCAGAAGGCAGGCATCACCCTGCTGGAGCCTGTCATGAAGGTCGAGGTCGTCACTCCGGAGGATTATCTGGGCGATGTCATCGGCGACATGAACAGCCGTCGTGGCCAGATCCAGGGCACCGACACGCGCGGCAACGCGCAGGCGGTTACCGCGATGGTTCCGCTGGCGAACATGTTCGGCTATGTGAACGCGC
Encoded here:
- the rpsL gene encoding 30S ribosomal protein S12, with translation MPTINQLVRKGREPQKTKSKVPAMEQNPQKRGVCTRVYTTTPKKPNSALRKVAKVRLTNQREVISYIPGEGHNLQEHSVVLIRGGRVRDLPGVRYHVLRGVLDTQGVKDRKQSRSKYGAKRPK
- the rpsG gene encoding 30S ribosomal protein S7, with translation MARRRRPEKREILPDPVYGDEVLSKFMNSVMLDGKKSVAENIVYSAMTTVEQRAKREPIGVFHDALNNIKPGIEVRSRRVGGATYQVPVEVRPERAQALAIRWLIASARNRSEHTMSGRLSGELMDAANNRGNAVKKREDTHRMAEANRAFSHYRW
- the fusA gene encoding elongation factor G, whose protein sequence is MARSHPLERYRNIGIMAHIDAGKTTTTERILYYTGKSYKIGEVHEGTATMDWMEQEQERGITITSAATTCKWRAEEGKGEEHLINIIDTPGHVDFTIEVERSLRVLDGAVACFDGVAGVEPQSETVWRQADKYGVPRMCFVNKLDRTGADFYFCVNSIIERLGARPAVLYLPIGIEGQFKGLVDLVENRAIIWLEESLGAKFEYQDIPEDMVEKAAKYRSDLIEMAVELDDDLMEAYLEGNEPSTADLKKLIRKGTLSMAFVPVVCGSAFKNKGVQPLLDAVVDYLPSPLDVPAIKGVLLDGETPDERPSSDEAPFSALAFKIMNDPFVGTLTFARIYSGKLETASQVTNSVKDKKEKVGRMLLMHANEREDIQVAYAGDIVALAGLKDTTTGDTLCAISSPIILERMEFPEPVIELSVEPKTKADQEKMGVALNRLAREDPSFRVSSDNESGQTIIKGMGELHLEILVDRMKREFKVEANVGAPQVAYREYLKKPVDVDYTHKKQSGGTGQFGRVKVKVAPGERGSGIIFKDEIKGGNIPKEYLPAIEKGFRETAATGSLVGFPIIDFEIVLYDGAYHDVDSSALAFEICARGAMREVAQKAGITLLEPVMKVEVVTPEDYLGDVIGDMNSRRGQIQGTDTRGNAQAVTAMVPLANMFGYVNALRSFTQGRANYSMQFSHYDEVPQNVADEVKAKLA
- a CDS encoding DUF4142 domain-containing protein; its protein translation is MKKILALGLLPALALAACNGNTAGNTTANTADADVSNSGLATDTLTPGNEADNALMTGEAATPSQKFANDVGASDFFEIQSGKLAQDKAQNQALKDFGAMIVQHHTESTQKLTAAGAKAQPAIVPSPALNAEQEANLAALDKASGAEFDTLFKKQQTLAHEKALTIIKGYEATGDVAELKVFAAEAQKVVQSHLTKIKSL